CGGCAGCCCAGAGAAAGAGGGCTCCCAGAACAGCCCCAACGGAGTCAACGACAGCAACCTCTTTGTGAACCCCACCCAGATCTCCCCCCCGTACTACTCCCGGCCGAGCCAGGCGGGCCTTACGGAGGCTCGCGGCGAGCTGTCAGTGAAAGGGCCCGCCAGGATAAGGCAGCAGCAAGAGGAAGGCCAGTCGGACCGCGGCAGCAGTGATGACGTGTCGGAGCAGGATGCCCCCATAGAAGGAGAGATGGAACAAGTGGATCTGATTGGCAAGGACGGGCTAGTGACGGACGTCCACGTCAAGGTTGAGAAGACGGACAGGCCCTCTTACTCGGACAGCTCCTCCGCCGGTGACGACGGCTACCACACCGAGATGGTGGACGGGGAGCAGGTGCTGGCCGTCAGTGTGGGCTCCTATGGGCCCGTCATCCAGTCCACTGCCTACTCTTACTCAGGGCTGTCCTCCCCTTGCTTCGTGAGCCTCAGCGGCTCCAGTCCCTCCCGCTCCATACTCAGTGGCTACCGAGGTGGGCGAGCCCGGGCCAAGCGGCCGCTGGCCATCCCCGCCACCGTGTTGAGCCACGTCAAACCCGGCTCAGATGAGGTTGAGCCCGCCCTGGGGTCAGCGAGTCTGGAGAACGACGTGCGGGAGCGCAGCCTGCGGAGCCAGTGGTACCCGTACAACGAGAGACTCATCTGCATCTACTGTGGGAAGACCTTCAATCAGAAGGGCAGCCTGGATCGCCACATGCGCCTGCATATGGGAATCACCCCGTTTGTGTGCAAGTTCTGCGGCAAGAAATACACAAGGAAAGACCAGCTGGAGTACCACATACGTGGCCACACGGACAACAAGCCGTTCCATTGCCAGATCTGTGGCAAATGCTTCCCGTTTCAGGGCACCCTGAACCAGCACCTGAGGAAGAAGCACTTGGGGGCGACGGAGGGAAGCAACCACGTGGACTCTCCGGAGGGGAGTTTGGTTCAGAAGGACCCAGAGGATAGCTCGGAGAGGATTGCCTTCGAGACCACGTACACAGAAGAGGCACAGGCCAACGATGCAGAGGAGAGCTCCAAGCTCAGCCCGGAGGAGGCTCAAGCGTCCGGAGTCGATTATTAGGGCACTTTGGGATTAGGAAGCTTTAAGAAATATTTCAATTTTAAACtaaaccttttattttattttgtcctCAACTTTGGTTCAAAATTGCATAAAGGGTTACTgtccattttgtgaaagttgATTGTTGAATTCAAAGAGACAATGGGTGCTTTTTTGAAGTTTGATTATTTCAAAGGAAAGGGATTAACGATTTACTATTTTTCAGGAGGTCCCAATAATCAAGGCCcccttgtttgttttcttttttaatctttccatgttttttaaaaacataattacagaGTTATATAGGCATGTTGCAATAATTGATAATGTGAAAGCTCTGGTAAGATGCTTGTCATATCACCTTTTTACCTGACCTGTTTTTGCACACGTGGCCATAAGGCGGCCACTTACTCACAAGGAATGATTTTTCTGACAGTGCAAAGCTTCGTGTGACATATCCGTTCAATACCTCATTTTACAACTACATACTCATGACAGTCTTTACGGAAATCCGACAGGTTCTACCTCATAGCCAAGAACCTACGAGGAACCGTAGTGTTCACATTTAAAAAATTCTGTTTTTGGTTCCGTTTTATGTTCTATTTTGTCAGTTTTTGGTTTGTAATTGTTAGGTTGTTTGTTTTCCATTGCCAAATCCTGGACAGAGCATTCTCCTCAACACAAAGCCTTGATACTTAAAGTGAAATATTCCTTGCTGATTGTATGGCTTATGGACTAAGTCCTTTGTTCAAATGTTTTCACGGTCAGCCAGGTTGAATCGACGCAGAAGGTGCTATGGTATGAATGCACAAGACTCATTAGCTaggttgtgtatttgtattggaCAGATGGAAGGAATTGGGTGAAGAGACCAGCCCTGCAGTCATTCGATACATGAATTGGGCTGGCTTTCTGTCCACGTTCCAGGTCTTGTATCATGTTTTCAGCGTTCATATCACTACTGGAGCTCAGCCTGGTGACCAAGTTGTGGGGGCTTCGAAAGGCTACACGAGCTATCCTCATACCTTACAGTCATTTGCAGTGTTCATTATTCTGATTGAAGTTCTATACCTAACGACTTCACTATTACGTGTATTCTTGTTCttcgggtgggtgggtgggtggcggTGGTAGGGGACCTATAGATTAGTCTGTTTTACAGAGACAAAAAATGTATCTATGATTTCAGCACAGCAGGAACAACTATGGATCTATTCATGTACATCTTTTAAAGTATACTACTTTTAATAATATGCAAACAGAAAGAAGAAAGGAATCTCAGCCATCTCGAAATGGTATACCtcctcatttttattttctaataGAAACTATGGGTTCTGTTTTTAGTTTTGTATTTTGACCATGTCTGAGATTATCGTTTAAATAGCAGGATCATTTCAGCTGTGATATTTGTTCTCTACTCTGGAGCAGGTGACTTAAAACCAATCTAATTGTATGCTATTGGTAGCGACGTGGTGTGGGTTAGGTCTCCAAGAGGGAGAGGGTTTTAATGCGTAGCTGGAGAGCCAAAGTCATGGTGCACATTGTGGTACATGGGAGAGGCTTGGCCGTGCTGACCAAGTGAAAATTATGCTAATTTCGGTCTTAACTCTTAAGTGCAGCGGTCTGATGACAGTGGCAGGTGACCCCCGACTTGGCGTTTGGGTGAGGGCAAACTTTGAACAATCTCCCCTTCACTCGTCTGCTTGACATCCACTTTTTCAAAGGGGAGATGTTGACTTGcaaatttagatttttttagTTCAGATTCTTTACACAAGTTTGGCAACTCTTTGC
The Gadus macrocephalus chromosome 6, ASM3116895v1 DNA segment above includes these coding regions:
- the zbtb34 gene encoding zinc finger and BTB domain-containing protein 34, translated to MDEGSNYIEFDVPEFSNTVLSQLNELRLQGKLCDIIVHIQGQPFRAHKAVLAASSPYFRDHSALSTMSGLSISVIKSPEVFEQLLGFCYTGHMSLQLKDVISFLTAASFLQMQAIIDKCTQILETIHSKISLPVGSPEKEGSQNSPNGVNDSNLFVNPTQISPPYYSRPSQAGLTEARGELSVKGPARIRQQQEEGQSDRGSSDDVSEQDAPIEGEMEQVDLIGKDGLVTDVHVKVEKTDRPSYSDSSSAGDDGYHTEMVDGEQVLAVSVGSYGPVIQSTAYSYSGLSSPCFVSLSGSSPSRSILSGYRGGRARAKRPLAIPATVLSHVKPGSDEVEPALGSASLENDVRERSLRSQWYPYNERLICIYCGKTFNQKGSLDRHMRLHMGITPFVCKFCGKKYTRKDQLEYHIRGHTDNKPFHCQICGKCFPFQGTLNQHLRKKHLGATEGSNHVDSPEGSLVQKDPEDSSERIAFETTYTEEAQANDAEESSKLSPEEAQASGVDY